From a single Aestuariibius sp. HNIBRBA575 genomic region:
- a CDS encoding BadF/BadG/BcrA/BcrD ATPase family protein, with amino-acid sequence MEHVTSQNLIAVDGGGTRCRIVLIHKGQRHQLNVGSANVYSDFDGALRTIRNGLQSVAHLAGLSFDQIAHYPAHLGLAGVLDVEIGQRVSQSLAFTNATVTDDRITTLAGALGRSDGCVAGIGTGSFFARQCGQKSKLIGGYGLQLGDDASGAWLGVKLLQYCLLVLDGFYPRSPLSDQVWDEFSNMPKRMISFAKIATASQFGAFSPRIFEAAQAGDKTGLALVQMGAKSITSACSALGRTQDEPLVLMGGVGPHYTPFLPSEISAQCVDPKGSALDGAIYLATQHALAQAKDGTSNEL; translated from the coding sequence ATGGAACATGTGACGTCTCAGAATTTAATTGCGGTTGATGGCGGCGGAACGCGTTGTCGGATTGTGTTGATCCATAAGGGCCAGCGCCACCAACTGAATGTGGGATCGGCGAATGTTTATTCCGATTTTGACGGCGCATTGCGAACCATCCGCAACGGATTGCAATCCGTGGCGCATCTGGCGGGCCTCAGCTTTGATCAAATTGCCCATTACCCGGCCCATTTGGGGCTGGCGGGGGTGCTGGATGTTGAGATTGGTCAGCGTGTTTCTCAGTCCTTGGCGTTTACAAATGCAACGGTTACGGATGACCGGATCACAACATTGGCAGGCGCATTGGGGCGGTCAGATGGATGTGTGGCCGGGATCGGAACAGGATCGTTTTTTGCGCGTCAATGCGGGCAGAAATCCAAACTGATTGGGGGCTATGGTCTGCAATTGGGGGATGATGCATCCGGCGCATGGCTTGGGGTTAAATTATTGCAATATTGTTTGCTGGTTTTGGATGGGTTTTACCCGCGCAGTCCGCTGAGCGATCAGGTTTGGGATGAGTTTTCGAATATGCCAAAGCGGATGATATCCTTTGCTAAAATCGCAACAGCCAGCCAATTTGGCGCTTTTTCTCCTCGCATTTTTGAGGCGGCTCAGGCAGGGGATAAAACGGGGCTGGCATTGGTACAAATGGGGGCAAAGTCCATAACATCCGCCTGTTCTGCCTTAGGGCGCACGCAGGATGAACCATTGGTTTTGATGGGCGGGGTTGGGCCGCATTACACCCCGTTTCTGCCATCCGAAATTTCGGCCCAATGCGTCGACCCCAAAGGTTCGGCCTTAGACGGGGCAATCTATTTGGCAACACAGCATGCGCTGGCCCAAGCGAAAGACGGTACATCCAATGAACTCTGA
- a CDS encoding beta-ketoacyl-ACP synthase III, whose protein sequence is MYQAAITGTGVFTPTEMITNDELVVAFNAFADKQNTANKDEIAAGTVSEIAHSSADFIYAASGIENRYVMDKSGILDPDRMFPKLPSRSDDAPSIMAEMAVDAANQALKQAGKTPLDVDAVICAASNHERAYPAIAVEIQSLLGTSGFAFDMNVACSSATFGIQTATDMIKSGSIRAALVVCPEICSAHLEWRDRDCHFIFGDVATAVLIERDEALAGDHFKIKSTRLATQFSNNIRNNNGFLRRTHDQMDDRRDMQFMQNGRKVFKEVLPMVSRHISDHMCAEQVQPDDLKRLWLHQANKTMNDYIGKKVLGRAPAPNEQPNILQDYANTSSAGSIIAFAKHSADLSPGDTGLICSFGAGYSVGSVIVQRA, encoded by the coding sequence ATGTACCAAGCAGCCATAACCGGAACCGGGGTGTTTACCCCAACCGAAATGATCACAAATGACGAATTGGTGGTTGCCTTTAACGCGTTTGCGGACAAACAAAACACCGCAAACAAAGACGAAATTGCAGCCGGAACCGTGTCGGAAATCGCCCATTCCTCGGCTGACTTTATCTATGCGGCCTCGGGGATCGAGAACCGATATGTCATGGACAAATCTGGCATACTGGATCCCGATCGGATGTTTCCAAAACTGCCTTCTCGCTCAGATGACGCGCCGTCGATCATGGCAGAAATGGCGGTGGATGCCGCAAATCAGGCGTTGAAACAGGCCGGCAAAACGCCTTTGGATGTGGATGCGGTGATTTGTGCCGCGTCCAATCACGAACGGGCCTATCCGGCAATTGCTGTGGAAATACAGTCACTTCTGGGAACTTCCGGGTTCGCATTTGACATGAATGTGGCCTGTTCCAGCGCGACTTTTGGCATTCAGACGGCCACAGACATGATCAAATCAGGCTCCATTCGGGCGGCATTGGTTGTCTGCCCCGAAATTTGTTCGGCGCATCTGGAATGGCGGGATCGCGATTGCCATTTCATTTTTGGCGACGTGGCGACGGCTGTGTTGATTGAACGTGACGAAGCGCTGGCTGGCGATCATTTCAAAATAAAATCCACCCGGCTGGCCACTCAGTTCAGCAACAACATTCGCAACAATAACGGTTTTTTGCGGCGCACCCATGATCAGATGGACGACCGCCGCGATATGCAGTTTATGCAGAACGGGCGAAAAGTGTTCAAAGAAGTTCTGCCCATGGTCAGCCGCCATATCAGCGACCATATGTGCGCCGAACAGGTGCAACCGGACGATCTAAAACGGCTTTGGCTACATCAGGCCAACAAAACCATGAACGATTACATCGGTAAAAAAGTGTTGGGCCGCGCCCCTGCCCCCAATGAGCAACCCAACATTTTGCAAGATTACGCCAACACGTCATCCGCCGGATCAATCATCGCGTTTGCCAAACATTCAGCAGATTTATCGCCCGGCGACACGGGGTTAATCTGTTCCTTTGGCGCGGGATATTCCGTGGGGTCCGTGATTGTGCAGCGCGCCTAA
- a CDS encoding thymidine kinase, whose product MAKLYFHFSTMNAGKSTVLLQASYNYIERGMQTYLLTAQFDDRAGQGQIASRIGIAAKADTFAPDEDLFAKIEARLNSGPCACVFIDEAQFLSEEQVWQLARAVDDLGVPVMCYGLRVDFQGKLFPGSAALLALADEMREVRTICHCGKKATMVIRQDAEGNVVTDGAQVQIGGNDSYVSLCRRHFRLATGRN is encoded by the coding sequence ATGGCAAAACTATATTTTCATTTTTCGACCATGAATGCCGGCAAATCGACCGTTTTGCTGCAGGCGTCTTATAACTATATCGAACGCGGTATGCAGACCTATCTGTTGACCGCCCAGTTTGATGATCGGGCCGGTCAGGGGCAAATCGCCAGCCGAATCGGGATCGCGGCAAAGGCGGATACATTTGCCCCAGACGAAGATCTGTTTGCCAAGATCGAAGCGCGCCTCAATTCTGGTCCCTGCGCCTGTGTGTTCATCGACGAGGCGCAGTTCCTGTCCGAAGAACAGGTTTGGCAATTGGCGCGTGCCGTGGACGATCTGGGCGTGCCGGTGATGTGTTATGGGCTGCGGGTGGATTTTCAGGGCAAATTGTTCCCTGGATCGGCCGCCTTACTGGCCTTGGCCGATGAAATGCGCGAAGTGCGCACGATCTGTCATTGCGGGAAAAAGGCCACCATGGTGATCCGACAGGACGCCGAAGGAAACGTCGTCACTGACGGGGCACAGGTCCAGATCGGCGGCAATGACAGCTATGTCAGCCTATGCCGGCGGCATTTCAGATTGGCGACCGGCCGCAACTGA
- a CDS encoding 2-hydroxyacid dehydrogenase — MKLLITRDLPNKVLNAAREKFDVTYRQEPTGLTPQEATWALQDFDAVLPTLGDAFSAQVFGNADKIRCKVLANFGVGYNHIDIEAARKAGVKVTNTPDAVTNATADIGMTLLLSVARRAGEGERIVRAGQWHGWAPTQMLGTHVTGKTVGIVGMGRIGQAVARRCHYGFDMPVLFYNRSKKHSNVPAKQVKTLTDLMAQSDFVVVTVPGGAQTHHLIDAQAIAAMKSTGFLINIARGDVIDEEVLIAALQTGQIAGAGLDVYAQEPHVPEALRALENAVLLPHLGTAAMDVREEMGMMALGNVIAMSEGRPLPQDLG, encoded by the coding sequence ATGAAATTGTTGATTACACGGGATTTACCCAACAAGGTCCTGAATGCAGCGCGTGAAAAATTTGACGTGACTTACCGTCAGGAACCCACAGGGTTAACCCCCCAAGAAGCCACATGGGCGCTACAGGATTTTGACGCGGTGCTGCCCACATTAGGGGATGCGTTTTCTGCCCAAGTGTTTGGAAATGCGGATAAAATCCGGTGCAAGGTTCTGGCCAATTTTGGCGTTGGATATAACCATATCGACATTGAAGCCGCGCGCAAAGCAGGCGTCAAAGTCACCAACACCCCAGATGCGGTAACCAATGCCACAGCCGATATCGGCATGACGTTGCTGCTGTCTGTGGCGCGCCGCGCAGGCGAAGGCGAACGGATCGTGCGGGCCGGGCAATGGCATGGCTGGGCGCCAACCCAGATGTTGGGCACCCATGTGACCGGCAAAACGGTTGGGATCGTGGGCATGGGCCGTATCGGACAGGCCGTGGCGCGGCGTTGTCATTATGGCTTTGACATGCCAGTGCTGTTTTATAACCGGTCGAAAAAGCATTCCAATGTGCCGGCGAAACAGGTGAAAACCCTGACGGATCTGATGGCGCAATCCGATTTTGTGGTTGTGACTGTTCCGGGCGGTGCGCAAACCCATCATCTGATCGATGCACAGGCGATTGCCGCGATGAAATCGACCGGGTTCCTGATCAATATTGCGCGCGGCGATGTCATCGACGAAGAGGTGCTGATTGCCGCGTTGCAGACGGGGCAAATCGCCGGGGCTGGTCTGGATGTTTATGCGCAGGAACCGCATGTGCCAGAGGCGCTTCGGGCTTTGGAAAACGCGGTGTTGTTGCCGCATTTGGGAACCGCTGCGATGGATGTCCGCGAAGAGATGGGCATGATGGCGCTGGGCAATGTCATTGCGATGTCCGAAGGGCGCCCTTTGCCTCAGGATTTGGGGTAG
- a CDS encoding tRNA-binding protein, translating into MAEISFDDFLKVDVRVGRVIRAEPFPEARKPAIKMWIDFGDEIGERKTSAQITAHYTPDMLVGKQVMAVVNFPPRQIGPFMSEVLVLGLPDETGEIVLIGPDQDVPTGGRLH; encoded by the coding sequence ATGGCTGAGATTTCGTTTGATGATTTCCTGAAAGTGGACGTGCGTGTGGGCCGGGTTATCCGCGCGGAACCTTTCCCAGAGGCGCGTAAACCCGCAATCAAGATGTGGATTGATTTCGGCGATGAGATCGGCGAACGCAAAACGTCGGCCCAAATCACGGCGCATTACACGCCGGATATGTTGGTGGGAAAACAAGTCATGGCCGTGGTGAATTTTCCACCACGCCAAATCGGGCCGTTCATGTCCGAAGTTCTGGTGTTGGGATTGCCCGACGAAACCGGAGAAATTGTTCTGATTGGCCCGGACCAAGACGTGCCAACAGGGGGGAGATTACATTGA
- the proC gene encoding pyrroline-5-carboxylate reductase, protein MQMDDVAQRGLVLLGCGKMGSAMLQGWLAGGLPASSVWVLDPYPSDWLKQQGVAINVDLPANPAIVLVAVKPQMMGDALPALQALGNGDTLFVSVAAGTPIHAFEQALGEQTPIVRAMPNTPAAIGRGITAIVGNAHTNAAQLDLAEALLLAVGQVVRLDGEDQMDAVTAVSGSGPAYVFHLIEALAAAGQAEGLPAELAMALAKATVGGAGQLAEDAAEGPDQLRINVTSPNGTTQAALEVLMDGETGFGPLVGRAVKAAADRSKELANG, encoded by the coding sequence ATGCAGATGGATGATGTGGCGCAGCGCGGGCTGGTTCTGTTGGGGTGTGGCAAAATGGGGTCGGCGATGTTGCAAGGCTGGTTGGCCGGTGGATTGCCTGCGTCATCTGTCTGGGTTTTGGACCCCTATCCGTCGGATTGGTTGAAACAGCAAGGGGTCGCGATCAACGTGGATCTGCCTGCCAATCCGGCGATAGTGCTGGTGGCTGTGAAACCGCAAATGATGGGCGACGCATTGCCAGCGTTGCAGGCGCTGGGCAATGGCGACACGTTGTTTGTGTCAGTGGCGGCGGGCACGCCGATCCATGCGTTTGAACAGGCCTTGGGGGAACAGACCCCGATTGTGCGCGCGATGCCAAACACTCCGGCTGCGATTGGCCGCGGGATCACGGCGATTGTGGGCAATGCACATACAAATGCAGCGCAACTGGACCTGGCCGAAGCCCTGCTTCTGGCCGTGGGCCAAGTGGTGCGGCTGGACGGTGAGGATCAGATGGATGCAGTCACCGCCGTTTCCGGGTCCGGCCCGGCCTATGTGTTCCATCTGATCGAAGCGCTGGCCGCCGCAGGGCAGGCCGAAGGATTGCCTGCCGAACTGGCGATGGCCTTGGCCAAGGCCACAGTGGGCGGTGCGGGGCAATTGGCCGAAGATGCCGCTGAGGGGCCGGATCAATTGCGCATCAACGTCACATCCCCCAACGGCACAACCCAAGCCGCGCTTGAGGTGTTGATGGATGGTGAAACCGGGTTTGGCCCGCTGGTTGGTCGCGCTGTCAAAGCGGCGGCTGATCGGTCCAAGGAACTGGCAAATGGCTGA
- a CDS encoding YbjN domain-containing protein, producing the protein MALSEQFITNDDVHPIDLVEYIAEHHDWEFDRITDDQIAMAVEGQWRTYSITLAWSAYDETLRLICTFEMEPPEDRIPALYEALNKINDQCWAGGFTYWAEQKLMVYRYGLLLNGDQGVSPDQVDTMINAAVTSAERYYPALQLVTWAERPASEAIQIAIGEAYGRA; encoded by the coding sequence ATGGCACTTTCCGAGCAGTTCATTACCAATGATGACGTGCATCCCATTGACCTTGTGGAATATATTGCAGAACACCACGACTGGGAATTCGACCGGATCACCGATGATCAGATCGCCATGGCAGTTGAGGGTCAGTGGCGGACATATTCGATCACGTTGGCTTGGTCGGCCTATGACGAAACGCTGCGATTGATTTGCACGTTCGAAATGGAACCCCCAGAGGACCGGATCCCAGCCCTTTATGAAGCGTTGAATAAGATTAACGATCAATGCTGGGCCGGCGGGTTCACCTATTGGGCCGAACAGAAATTGATGGTCTATCGCTATGGTTTGCTGCTGAATGGCGACCAGGGCGTCAGCCCCGATCAGGTCGACACCATGATCAACGCCGCCGTGACCAGCGCGGAACGCTATTATCCTGCATTGCAATTGGTGACATGGGCCGAACGTCCGGCGAGTGAGGCAATCCAGATCGCCATAGGCGAGGCCTACGGGAGGGCCTAA
- a CDS encoding M42 family metallopeptidase, translating to MSLDLLKTLCETPGVPGNEDRVRDLITSQIDGLFDEVRVDPMGSLLCKRNADKPDAPRIMLLCHMDEIGFLVSHISKEGYLHLTPVGGFDPRNLFSRRVLVCTDNGDYRGVMNPGGKPIHISSPEDRKKVPAVTDFFVDIGMGEKAADLVQVGDYVVMDEPFMEIGDKVVSKALDNRIACWLGIEAIKGLGKLGRGAEIHVAFTTQEEVGLRGARTASYAIKPDIGLGIDVTLACDTPGVPEKDYTTTQGKGFGLHVRDGSFIADKELVREFDALAREKDIPFQRTILATGGQDGAAAQQAAAGARAIGITVGTRYIHTVTEMIDTTDLYAARDILVAYLSKF from the coding sequence ATGTCGCTGGACCTGTTAAAAACGCTTTGTGAAACCCCCGGTGTACCCGGCAACGAAGACCGCGTGCGTGATCTGATCACGTCCCAAATTGACGGGCTGTTTGATGAGGTGCGCGTTGATCCGATGGGGTCGCTTTTGTGCAAACGCAACGCTGACAAACCGGACGCGCCGCGCATTATGTTGTTGTGCCACATGGATGAAATCGGGTTTCTAGTCAGCCATATCAGCAAAGAAGGCTATCTGCATCTGACCCCGGTTGGCGGTTTTGATCCGCGCAATCTGTTTTCGCGGCGTGTGCTGGTCTGCACCGATAACGGCGATTATCGCGGCGTGATGAATCCGGGCGGCAAACCGATCCACATTTCGTCCCCCGAGGATCGTAAAAAAGTGCCCGCCGTGACGGATTTCTTTGTTGATATCGGCATGGGGGAAAAGGCGGCTGATCTGGTGCAGGTCGGGGATTATGTAGTCATGGACGAACCGTTTATGGAAATCGGCGACAAAGTTGTGTCAAAGGCGTTGGACAATCGCATTGCCTGTTGGCTGGGGATCGAAGCCATCAAAGGGCTGGGTAAACTAGGCCGGGGCGCAGAAATCCACGTGGCCTTTACCACCCAAGAAGAGGTCGGCCTGCGCGGTGCGCGCACGGCGTCCTATGCGATCAAACCCGACATCGGGCTGGGCATTGACGTAACATTGGCCTGCGACACGCCCGGCGTTCCCGAAAAAGATTACACCACAACCCAAGGCAAAGGGTTCGGCCTGCATGTCCGCGATGGGTCCTTTATCGCTGACAAAGAATTGGTCCGCGAATTTGACGCCTTGGCCCGCGAAAAGGACATCCCATTTCAACGCACCATTCTGGCCACCGGGGGCCAAGACGGCGCCGCTGCCCAACAGGCCGCAGCCGGTGCGCGCGCCATCGGCATCACCGTGGGCACACGTTATATCCATACTGTGACGGAAATGATCGATACCACAGATTTATATGCAGCCCGCGATATTCTGGTGGCCTATCTTTCCAAATTTTAA
- a CDS encoding accessory factor UbiK family protein: MQTKGKIFDDLSQLMTNAMGVAQGAKDEAETAVKSVMDRWLADRDFVTREEFDAVRAMAQKAREENEALKARLDALEAKD, translated from the coding sequence ATGCAGACCAAAGGTAAAATTTTTGACGACCTGTCCCAATTGATGACCAACGCCATGGGCGTGGCGCAAGGGGCCAAAGACGAAGCGGAAACAGCCGTGAAATCCGTGATGGATCGTTGGCTGGCGGATCGTGATTTTGTCACACGCGAAGAATTCGACGCTGTGCGCGCGATGGCTCAAAAGGCGCGCGAAGAAAACGAAGCGCTAAAAGCGCGGTTGGATGCGCTAGAAGCCAAAGATTGA
- the lgt gene encoding prolipoprotein diacylglyceryl transferase, which yields MTGIPFPNLSPEIFSIHLFGFEMALRWYALAYIIGILIGWRIALAAIKRPALWPNNTAPLNREQVEDLLTWIIIGVILGGRIGYVLFYGEGQFRTDPLSALKIWEGGMSFHGGFVGVIVAVWLTARKYAAPVGQMADILAMTAPVGLLLGRIANFINAELWGRATTLPWGVIFPGQAAQACPDVVGACARHPSQLYEATLEGLILGAFLLVMAFRRGWLKTPWRATGTFFAFYGISRFLVEFVRQPDAQFISEGNPLGLAYHINGFGVTMGQTLSLPMVVIGVALIIYAHKKAPTTT from the coding sequence ATGACCGGTATCCCATTTCCAAATCTTTCACCCGAAATCTTTTCGATCCATTTGTTTGGGTTTGAAATGGCGCTGCGCTGGTATGCGCTGGCTTATATCATTGGCATCCTGATCGGCTGGCGCATTGCGTTGGCGGCGATCAAACGCCCCGCGCTTTGGCCAAATAACACAGCGCCCTTGAACCGCGAACAGGTCGAAGATTTGCTAACGTGGATCATCATTGGCGTCATTCTGGGTGGGCGCATTGGCTATGTGCTGTTTTACGGCGAAGGCCAGTTTCGCACCGATCCCTTGTCGGCGCTGAAAATCTGGGAAGGCGGCATGTCCTTTCATGGCGGATTTGTCGGGGTAATCGTTGCTGTTTGGCTGACCGCGCGCAAATACGCAGCACCTGTGGGGCAAATGGCAGATATTCTGGCCATGACCGCGCCGGTTGGCTTGCTGCTGGGCCGGATTGCCAATTTCATCAACGCCGAATTATGGGGCCGCGCCACAACCTTGCCTTGGGGGGTGATTTTCCCCGGCCAGGCGGCCCAGGCCTGCCCGGATGTGGTCGGGGCCTGCGCCCGCCATCCATCACAACTCTATGAGGCCACCCTAGAAGGTTTGATCCTTGGTGCCTTTTTGCTGGTCATGGCGTTTCGGCGCGGCTGGTTGAAAACCCCTTGGCGTGCCACGGGCACGTTCTTTGCCTTTTATGGGATCAGCCGGTTTCTGGTGGAATTTGTCCGCCAGCCTGACGCGCAATTTATATCCGAAGGCAACCCGCTGGGGCTGGCCTATCATATCAATGGATTTGGTGTGACCATGGGCCAAACCCTGTCCCTGCCGATGGTCGTCATTGGCGTGGCCCTGATCATCTATGCCCACAAGAAAGCCCCAACCACCACATGA
- a CDS encoding class I SAM-dependent methyltransferase translates to MTALRDILLRQIATTGPMPVSDYMTTCLLHPEHGYYTTRDPLGRAGDFITAPEISQMFGELIGLCLAQSWIDQGQPSPFVLAELGPGRGTLMADILRTTAKVPGFSDAVQVHLVEASPTLRASQSKLIPNATWHDNIDTLPQLPLFLVANEFFDALPIRQFVRDGAGWRERVIGAEQNVLTFGLSGAAPLSDLAHRLDDTQDGDLVETCPALPGIMRQISTRIETFGGAALIIDYGDWHSLGDTLQALQDHQTIDPLHHPGDADLTSHVDFEAIAQHASPAAFTRVTPQGVFLERLGITERAKTLATPLSGQALENHIAAHHRLTHPEQMGHLFKVIGIFPTAATPPPGLET, encoded by the coding sequence ATGACCGCACTGCGTGATATCCTGCTGCGTCAGATCGCAACCACCGGGCCCATGCCGGTGTCGGATTATATGACGACCTGCCTGCTGCATCCTGAACACGGCTATTACACCACCCGCGATCCGCTGGGCCGTGCGGGCGATTTCATCACCGCGCCGGAAATTAGCCAGATGTTTGGGGAATTGATCGGGCTTTGTCTGGCACAAAGCTGGATCGACCAAGGCCAGCCCAGCCCGTTTGTTCTAGCCGAACTTGGCCCCGGTCGCGGCACGTTGATGGCCGATATTTTACGCACCACAGCCAAAGTGCCGGGATTTAGCGACGCCGTTCAGGTCCATCTGGTTGAGGCATCGCCGACCCTGCGCGCCAGCCAATCCAAGCTGATCCCAAACGCCACTTGGCATGACAACATCGACACATTGCCCCAATTGCCGCTGTTTCTGGTGGCCAACGAATTCTTTGACGCCCTGCCGATCCGGCAATTTGTCCGTGACGGCGCAGGCTGGCGCGAACGGGTGATCGGCGCTGAACAAAACGTTCTGACCTTTGGTCTTAGCGGCGCCGCCCCGCTCAGCGATCTGGCCCATCGACTGGACGACACACAGGATGGCGATCTGGTGGAAACCTGCCCCGCCCTGCCCGGCATCATGCGCCAGATCAGCACACGAATAGAAACCTTTGGCGGTGCGGCCCTGATCATCGATTATGGTGATTGGCATTCATTGGGCGACACGTTGCAGGCCCTACAGGACCATCAAACCATCGATCCCCTGCACCATCCCGGTGACGCCGACCTCACCAGTCACGTCGATTTCGAAGCGATCGCCCAACATGCATCCCCGGCCGCGTTTACACGTGTCACCCCGCAGGGCGTGTTTCTGGAACGGCTCGGCATCACCGAGCGCGCCAAAACACTGGCCACCCCGCTGTCGGGGCAGGCCTTAGAAAACCATATCGCCGCGCATCACCGCTTGACGCATCCCGAACAAATGGGCCACCTTTTTAAGGTCATCGGAATTTTCCCGACCGCTGCCACCCCACCGCCCGGACTTGAGACATGA
- the pgeF gene encoding peptidoglycan editing factor PgeF — MTLEIITSELLTPVRHGFFTRLGGASSGVFKGLNCGIGSSDQAEAVTMNRTRVAEAMQADPSQLARMHQIHSADVVTVTTPSPEAPKADGMVTNQPGIVLSVLTADCQPVLFSDPEAGVIGAAHAGSKGALAGVLQNTIAAMENLGAKRGNICAVIGPTISQRAYEVGPDFMDDFMIEDPTYVRFFAGGQGDRMQFDLPAFGLHCLREAGVGQAEWTRHCTYSDPDRFFSYRRCVHQKEADYGRLIATIRL; from the coding sequence ATGACCCTGGAAATCATCACCTCTGAGCTTTTGACCCCTGTTCGTCATGGGTTTTTCACCCGCCTTGGTGGCGCATCCTCTGGCGTTTTCAAGGGTTTGAACTGCGGCATAGGCAGTTCCGATCAGGCCGAAGCCGTGACCATGAACCGGACCCGCGTCGCAGAGGCCATGCAGGCCGACCCCAGCCAATTGGCACGAATGCATCAGATCCATTCCGCCGATGTTGTGACCGTTACGACCCCCTCACCTGAAGCGCCCAAAGCCGACGGGATGGTGACCAATCAGCCCGGTATCGTGCTCAGCGTACTGACCGCTGATTGCCAGCCCGTGCTGTTTTCCGACCCAGAGGCCGGCGTAATCGGCGCGGCCCATGCGGGATCAAAGGGCGCGTTGGCGGGTGTTTTGCAAAACACCATCGCCGCCATGGAAAACCTAGGCGCGAAACGCGGCAACATTTGCGCGGTCATCGGCCCAACCATTTCCCAGCGCGCCTACGAAGTGGGGCCTGACTTTATGGATGATTTCATGATCGAAGATCCGACCTATGTGCGGTTCTTTGCCGGGGGTCAGGGCGACCGGATGCAGTTTGATCTGCCTGCTTTTGGGCTTCATTGCCTGCGCGAGGCGGGTGTCGGGCAGGCTGAATGGACCCGCCACTGCACCTATAGCGATCCCGACCGTTTCTTTAGCTATCGTCGCTGTGTGCATCAGAAAGAGGCCGATTACGGTCGATTGATCGCTACGATCCGGCTGTGA
- a CDS encoding Hint domain-containing protein — MRKYEVAHLANNGDIAEFSRIAPATAAFEESFAAFARGTLFQTNHGQMAIEDILPGDEIQTVDAGFQPLIWRGGMTIIPGAVGQSPDMGTLIRVSADSLGIARPMFDLILGPKARLFNGSHNAQVLSRTDGAYIPARDYIDGNNVIELAPPSPVQVFHLGFAHQHRVVANGVEVETQHPGTLHELGLRGDMLTLYMSLFPHVQQFSDFGALRYPRLRKSDLDMLNELSGVVA, encoded by the coding sequence ATGCGGAAATACGAAGTCGCCCATCTGGCCAACAACGGCGATATCGCCGAATTTTCCCGCATTGCACCTGCCACTGCTGCCTTCGAAGAAAGCTTTGCCGCCTTTGCGCGTGGGACATTGTTTCAAACCAATCATGGTCAAATGGCCATCGAAGACATCCTGCCCGGTGATGAAATCCAAACGGTTGATGCCGGGTTTCAGCCGCTGATTTGGCGTGGCGGGATGACCATTATCCCCGGCGCTGTCGGCCAATCACCTGACATGGGTACGCTGATCCGCGTGTCCGCCGACAGTCTGGGCATTGCACGACCGATGTTTGACCTAATCCTTGGCCCAAAGGCGCGCCTGTTCAACGGCAGCCATAACGCTCAGGTTTTGTCGCGCACTGACGGTGCGTATATCCCTGCCCGCGATTATATCGACGGGAATAATGTGATCGAACTGGCTCCGCCCAGCCCGGTTCAGGTGTTCCATCTGGGCTTTGCCCATCAACACCGCGTTGTGGCCAATGGCGTTGAAGTCGAAACACAGCATCCCGGAACCCTGCATGAATTGGGGCTGCGCGGTGATATGCTGACGCTTTACATGTCACTGTTCCCACATGTTCAGCAATTTTCTGATTTTGGTGCGCTGCGTTACCCGCGGTTGCGCAAATCGGATCTGGACATGTTGAATGAATTGTCTGGGGTGGTCGCCTAA
- a CDS encoding Lrp/AsnC family transcriptional regulator, whose translation MPGTRLDDIDRMILTELQADGRMTNVELAKRVGISAPPCLRRVRTLEEQGFIRGYHADVDPRELGFEVQVFAMVGLVSQAEVDLSAFEDRCQDWPLVRECHMLNGEVDFVLKCVAPDLRTFQTFLTEKLTAADNVASVKTSLVIRGAKDQPGVPFEVLEERLAREA comes from the coding sequence ATGCCCGGCACCCGGCTCGATGACATTGATCGAATGATTCTGACTGAGCTCCAGGCGGATGGTCGAATGACAAACGTTGAATTGGCCAAGCGGGTAGGGATTTCTGCGCCTCCATGTCTGCGTCGTGTGCGCACCCTAGAAGAGCAAGGGTTTATTCGCGGATATCATGCTGATGTTGATCCGCGCGAACTGGGATTTGAGGTGCAGGTTTTTGCGATGGTCGGGCTTGTCAGCCAAGCAGAGGTTGATCTGAGCGCGTTTGAAGACCGTTGTCAGGATTGGCCGCTGGTGCGCGAATGTCATATGTTGAACGGAGAGGTGGATTTTGTTCTGAAATGTGTGGCCCCGGATTTGCGGACTTTCCAGACCTTTTTGACCGAAAAACTGACCGCCGCAGACAATGTCGCAAGCGTGAAAACATCACTGGTGATCCGCGGTGCAAAAGACCAGCCCGGTGTGCCATTTGAAGTGTTAGAAGAACGATTGGCCCGCGAAGCCTAA